A window of the Bacteriovorax sp. PP10 genome harbors these coding sequences:
- a CDS encoding efflux RND transporter permease subunit — MSILKWNLKHFYIMPVIAIIFSIWGAMQAPKLKVNMDLSGLLSDTNPAVVEMNHVSDMVGGGGYLIALVGPMVSPEKVLPQITETLKEVPRIKYSYYERETYSLKDKALFLISKKEFKQMLTNAQILFSDKKVDTTGLDLFGDGDQTEDIKDAKKFFSDLKTKIPQDRYFLSQDKKYAMLLIKPDFGSTDLDSSEVLIGNVNTAMAKKFGKKVPYQLSGRYVEKIEDKQQFDRDIAKTSIISTVLLIIVLFFGLGTMRAGWFTLAGVFMAMGQTVGLAYLFVGRINILTGFLLAILSGLGSEYGIHFVRRYIKERQSGKNKLEAIEETYLVMGRSLFSAALTSAAAFFILSISDFRGFSELGIIAGMGIVCIYFTFMCIFPLGARILPHKKEGHIQEKVSRFFYAYPFKTKHAAWCLILIPILGYGIYNAYFEYDFERLHNFSKKTQELNKLTDNLYGRAITPSAILTRDLEQVKSLETWLKSEENDEIIDQVISYNTLVPDDMQTRYSRIQKMKGKINELSPKEIEEKTQLSYEQVQRWLNTSPYGDELVPDSLAGNFGKDKNIILVYPKERQGTYDNINRYAGVLLKAKKLFPGMEVGSDTLVFSAILNHIIEDGKIVLVLFLVGAFFVFWPDFKNLRYALILEGQLIIGCLLLVALMGLFHEPFTILNVAIIPAVLAAGIDMGVHQIHDEIEHKDQPLPNPRKRGEALSAARRISGPVHLGMLTSICGFGALLFAEAKMLNGVGWISMMGQISMYLICMVLFPMLKDYVYSFKKK, encoded by the coding sequence ATGTCTATTCTAAAATGGAATTTAAAGCATTTTTATATCATGCCGGTTATCGCAATCATTTTCAGTATTTGGGGGGCCATGCAAGCACCAAAACTGAAAGTTAATATGGATCTTTCCGGGCTCCTTTCTGATACCAACCCGGCCGTTGTAGAGATGAACCACGTTTCGGACATGGTTGGGGGCGGCGGTTACCTGATTGCTCTGGTCGGACCGATGGTTTCTCCGGAAAAAGTCCTGCCTCAAATCACTGAAACACTTAAAGAAGTTCCTAGAATTAAATACTCTTATTACGAGAGAGAGACTTACTCGCTAAAAGATAAGGCCCTTTTCTTAATCAGCAAAAAAGAATTCAAGCAAATGTTAACCAATGCTCAAATTCTATTTTCAGATAAGAAAGTGGACACAACAGGACTCGATTTATTTGGTGATGGCGACCAGACTGAAGATATCAAAGACGCTAAGAAATTCTTTTCTGATTTAAAAACAAAAATTCCTCAGGACCGCTACTTTTTATCTCAGGATAAAAAATACGCCATGCTTTTAATTAAGCCGGACTTTGGTTCAACGGACCTGGATTCTTCAGAAGTTTTAATCGGCAATGTTAATACGGCGATGGCAAAGAAGTTTGGAAAAAAAGTTCCTTACCAATTGAGTGGACGTTATGTTGAAAAAATTGAAGATAAACAACAGTTTGATCGCGACATTGCCAAGACTTCAATTATTTCGACAGTCCTTTTAATTATCGTTTTATTTTTTGGCCTAGGAACGATGAGAGCTGGCTGGTTTACTCTTGCCGGTGTTTTCATGGCGATGGGGCAGACGGTTGGTCTTGCTTATCTTTTCGTTGGGCGAATCAATATTTTAACCGGGTTTTTACTGGCGATTTTATCGGGACTTGGATCTGAGTACGGTATCCACTTTGTCCGTCGTTATATTAAAGAAAGACAGAGCGGTAAGAATAAACTTGAGGCCATCGAAGAAACTTATCTGGTAATGGGACGCTCACTTTTTTCTGCAGCTCTAACATCAGCAGCAGCCTTTTTCATTTTATCTATTTCAGATTTTAGAGGATTCTCAGAGTTGGGGATCATCGCTGGGATGGGGATCGTTTGTATTTATTTTACTTTCATGTGTATCTTTCCATTGGGAGCAAGAATTCTTCCTCACAAGAAAGAAGGGCATATTCAGGAAAAAGTTTCGAGATTTTTCTACGCTTACCCGTTTAAAACAAAACATGCGGCGTGGTGTTTGATCTTAATCCCAATACTGGGATACGGAATTTATAATGCTTATTTCGAGTACGATTTCGAAAGACTTCACAACTTCTCAAAAAAGACTCAGGAACTTAACAAACTGACAGATAATCTTTATGGAAGGGCGATTACGCCTTCTGCGATTTTAACCCGCGATTTAGAGCAGGTTAAGTCGTTAGAGACATGGCTTAAGAGTGAGGAAAATGATGAAATAATTGATCAGGTTATTTCATACAATACGCTTGTGCCGGATGATATGCAGACTCGTTACTCTCGCATTCAGAAAATGAAAGGAAAGATTAACGAACTTTCACCAAAAGAGATCGAAGAAAAAACTCAGTTGAGTTATGAGCAGGTCCAACGCTGGTTAAATACATCACCTTATGGAGATGAGCTGGTTCCTGATTCTCTTGCTGGAAATTTTGGTAAAGATAAAAATATTATTTTAGTTTACCCGAAAGAGCGCCAGGGGACTTATGACAATATTAACCGCTACGCTGGAGTTCTCCTGAAGGCCAAAAAGCTTTTCCCGGGAATGGAAGTAGGGTCTGATACATTAGTATTCTCTGCGATTTTAAACCACATCATCGAAGATGGAAAAATCGTTTTAGTTCTCTTCTTAGTTGGAGCATTTTTTGTGTTCTGGCCGGACTTTAAGAATCTTAGATACGCACTGATTTTAGAAGGTCAGTTGATCATCGGATGTCTTTTACTCGTGGCCTTAATGGGACTATTCCATGAGCCGTTTACGATCTTAAACGTCGCCATTATTCCTGCGGTACTCGCGGCCGGAATTGATATGGGGGTGCATCAGATCCACGATGAAATTGAACACAAGGATCAGCCGTTACCGAACCCGAGAAAACGTGGAGAAGCTCTCTCTGCGGCCAGAAGAATTTCAGGGCCCGTTCATTTGGGAATGCTGACATCTATCTGTGGTTTCGGAGCACTACTTTTTGCTGAAGCAAAAATGCTTAACGGAGTAGGTTGGATTTCCATGATGGGACAGATTTCAATGTATCTGATCTGTATGGTTCTCTTCCCAATGCTTAAAGATTACGTTTACTCATTTAAGAAAAAATAG
- the phhA gene encoding phenylalanine 4-monooxygenase, whose product MKAKHVYESLPLDKDGRAHYGNTENETWAFLLKRQKELMQTRASKEYLKGVELLHFTDKIPQHFEITEILKQHTGWGVEPVPALIQPEEFFSLLANKRFPAANFIRTPEDIDYIQEPDVFHELFGHCPLLTNAPYAEFMHQYGKLALLADKKTQMRMFRLFWFTIEFGLIREEGQIKAYGGGILSSKSEVIYSVESDIPERRELDPMDALRTPFRIDILQPVYFVINSFDDLFKLIEKDPLKMAQESFLLPDFPAKFERKKKAK is encoded by the coding sequence ATGAAAGCAAAACACGTCTATGAATCACTCCCTCTTGATAAGGATGGGCGTGCTCATTATGGAAATACTGAAAATGAAACCTGGGCCTTTTTGCTTAAGAGACAAAAAGAATTAATGCAAACACGCGCTTCAAAAGAGTATCTAAAAGGTGTAGAGCTACTACATTTCACTGATAAGATCCCTCAGCATTTTGAGATCACTGAAATTTTAAAACAACATACTGGATGGGGAGTTGAACCTGTTCCCGCTCTTATTCAGCCTGAAGAATTTTTTAGTTTGCTGGCGAACAAAAGATTTCCGGCCGCGAACTTTATCCGCACTCCCGAAGATATTGACTATATCCAGGAGCCCGATGTCTTTCATGAACTTTTTGGGCATTGTCCATTGCTGACAAACGCTCCTTACGCTGAGTTCATGCACCAGTATGGAAAGCTTGCTCTTTTAGCAGATAAAAAAACACAAATGAGAATGTTTAGATTGTTCTGGTTCACCATTGAGTTTGGTCTCATCAGAGAAGAGGGACAAATTAAAGCTTACGGTGGCGGGATTTTATCTTCGAAATCAGAAGTGATCTACTCTGTTGAAAGTGACATTCCAGAAAGACGTGAGCTTGATCCCATGGACGCTCTTCGCACACCTTTTAGAATTGATATTCTTCAGCCGGTGTATTTTGTCATTAATAGCTTTGATGATTTATTTAAATTGATTGAGAAGGATCCGTTAAAAATGGCACAGGAGTCTTTTTTATTACCAGACTTCCCGGCCAAATTTGAACGTAAAAAGAAAGCGAAATAA
- a CDS encoding SRPBCC family protein, translated as MKILISTPIQKNFREVFAQFNLKLFEALKPPVVNLVVERFDGCKKGDEVHLKVAGQRWVSHITDYYESEDEIYFVDRGVIIPPPLKHWLHVHRIERTGNNMCNVVDDIEYSTGNAFMDKLIYPALYAMFSMRKSIYKRELS; from the coding sequence ATGAAAATTCTCATATCGACCCCAATTCAAAAAAACTTCCGCGAGGTTTTCGCCCAATTCAACTTAAAACTCTTTGAGGCACTCAAACCTCCGGTGGTTAATTTAGTTGTTGAGCGTTTTGACGGATGCAAAAAAGGTGATGAAGTTCACTTAAAAGTTGCAGGTCAAAGATGGGTCAGTCACATCACTGATTATTATGAAAGTGAAGATGAAATTTATTTCGTCGATCGTGGCGTGATCATTCCTCCCCCACTTAAGCATTGGTTGCATGTTCATAGAATTGAGCGCACTGGAAATAATATGTGCAACGTGGTTGATGATATCGAATACTCAACTGGAAATGCCTTCATGGATAAATTAATTTATCCCGCCTTGTACGCCATGTTTTCCATGAGAAAATCCATTTATAAAAGAGAGCTGTCATGA
- a CDS encoding response regulator transcription factor, whose protein sequence is MRILIVEDQPKMASFIKKGLVAQGYMVDISETGMGAESMTVETEYDLVVLDVNLPDQNGMDTARHLRRDGFRMPILMLTALATTKDKIHGLDSGADDYLTKPFEFEELLARIRALLRRNHGSESSKLRFGDIELDLVQRRVVRAQTEVNLTAKEFSLLEYFMRNPGRPITRIEISEHVWDVNFDTNTNIIDVYINMLRKKIDSPFDKKMIHTMVGFGYILKD, encoded by the coding sequence ATGAGAATATTAATAGTCGAAGATCAGCCGAAAATGGCAAGTTTTATCAAAAAAGGTCTAGTTGCCCAAGGGTACATGGTCGATATATCTGAAACCGGAATGGGTGCAGAGAGTATGACTGTTGAAACCGAATACGACCTGGTCGTCCTAGACGTCAATCTTCCCGATCAAAATGGAATGGATACCGCAAGACATTTAAGACGCGACGGATTCCGTATGCCGATTTTAATGTTAACGGCACTCGCTACAACCAAAGATAAAATTCATGGCCTTGATTCTGGAGCAGATGACTATCTGACGAAGCCTTTTGAGTTCGAAGAACTCCTGGCCCGCATTCGTGCACTTCTTCGCCGCAACCACGGAAGTGAAAGTTCAAAACTTCGCTTTGGTGATATTGAACTGGATTTGGTTCAAAGAAGAGTGGTGCGTGCTCAAACTGAAGTGAATCTGACTGCTAAAGAATTTTCACTTTTAGAATACTTCATGAGAAATCCCGGGCGTCCTATTACCCGCATCGAAATCAGTGAACACGTTTGGGATGTTAACTTCGATACCAATACAAATATCATCGACGTTTATATCAACATGTTAAGAAAGAAAATTGATTCGCCATTTGATAAAAAAATGATCCATACCATGGTTGGATTTGGTTACATCTTAAAAGATTAA
- a CDS encoding sensor histidine kinase: protein MFLLQKISLKLRLSLLFGLIFTGMLSGFCYILYTQFSKIQIAEFDTSLYNYAVDVAESLDIDKFGDVEFDSNILKLNEKILPFTLKNSFISVLDINGHIIETRPHLHESQFSPLTENVVARVLKQGASFSTMVFEKTPHRVINYLLPVLHKDTPLILQISVPETDFLIINRNLIKFFYISVPVMLFISLLIGYFFVRRALSPMMEIINKTKIIEVSNLEERVPVPQSKDEIWQLADTINHLLSRLDETFSAQERFIQDASHQLKTPLTIMKGELEVFKSEKRSEVETNAMIESVSQEVNFLIKLTNNLLILARVDSGTISLTFSPNRLDEIVISQVSRLSKLAVMKNISLQINFDSFYNATEEELTIMCDRDLAGVLFYNLIENAIKYSPEHSTVEVVGIHKPGSLVVTVSDEGDGIECDSLEKIFERFYRLQRTATKAQGSGLGLAICKVVADSLNAKIWAEKNVGRGSKFYFEINNQKLS, encoded by the coding sequence ATGTTCCTATTGCAAAAAATCAGTCTGAAACTGAGACTCTCACTTTTGTTTGGTCTCATCTTTACCGGAATGCTTTCTGGTTTTTGCTATATTCTTTATACACAATTCTCAAAAATTCAGATTGCCGAGTTCGATACCAGTCTTTACAACTACGCAGTCGATGTGGCCGAGTCTTTAGACATCGATAAATTTGGTGATGTTGAATTCGATTCAAATATTTTAAAGCTCAATGAAAAAATCCTGCCCTTTACACTGAAAAATAGTTTTATATCAGTATTGGATATTAACGGGCACATTATTGAAACGCGCCCGCATTTACATGAATCACAATTTTCGCCTTTGACTGAAAACGTCGTGGCACGTGTCTTAAAACAAGGTGCAAGTTTTTCAACGATGGTTTTTGAGAAAACTCCTCACCGAGTGATTAACTATCTTCTTCCGGTGCTTCATAAAGACACTCCGTTAATCCTGCAGATCTCAGTTCCAGAAACAGACTTCTTAATCATTAACCGCAACCTGATTAAATTTTTCTATATCAGTGTTCCGGTGATGTTATTTATCTCGCTGCTTATCGGATACTTTTTTGTGAGACGAGCGCTGTCGCCTATGATGGAGATTATTAATAAGACAAAAATAATTGAAGTCTCTAACCTGGAAGAGCGTGTTCCTGTTCCCCAAAGTAAGGATGAGATCTGGCAGCTTGCAGACACCATCAACCATCTTTTAAGTCGTCTGGATGAAACCTTCAGTGCTCAAGAGCGCTTTATTCAGGATGCTTCTCATCAGCTCAAAACACCACTGACTATTATGAAAGGTGAATTGGAAGTTTTTAAATCAGAAAAAAGAAGTGAAGTCGAAACGAATGCGATGATTGAAAGTGTCTCTCAGGAAGTAAACTTCTTAATCAAGCTGACAAACAATCTTTTAATTCTTGCCCGCGTAGATAGCGGGACAATTAGTTTAACATTCTCACCAAATCGCCTGGATGAAATTGTCATTTCACAGGTTTCACGTTTATCAAAACTGGCCGTGATGAAAAACATTTCTCTACAGATTAATTTTGATTCTTTTTACAATGCTACAGAAGAAGAACTCACTATTATGTGTGACCGCGACCTGGCCGGAGTTTTATTTTATAACCTGATTGAAAATGCCATCAAGTACTCGCCGGAGCATTCAACTGTCGAAGTGGTTGGGATTCATAAACCTGGATCTCTGGTTGTAACGGTGTCGGATGAAGGGGACGGAATAGAGTGCGATAGCCTGGAGAAAATCTTCGAGAGATTTTATCGCCTGCAAAGAACAGCGACGAAAGCACAGGGAAGCGGGCTAGGGCTTGCAATCTGTAAAGTTGTGGCCGATTCATTAAACGCTAAAATCTGGGCCGAAAAAAATGTCGGTCGTGGATCAAAGTTTTACTTCGAAATTAATAACCAAAAATTATCTTAA
- a CDS encoding YceI family protein, translating to MKYLLLLLALAIALSTASHATTLEIVREHSRVSFDVDYMMMTKVEGQFKGYHGFFEINDKENQLSNIRVEVTSDTVDTNDTKRDFHVKGHEFLYAAVYPDIIFKAAGPVTISDAKKFEVKGDVTLRGITKPLVLTGVYKGKGKDPWGKDSYFLEMTGEVNRKDFGIVWNKQVDTGGYLLGDMVRLTIIVQAQKIGDKTPFSTHMIPSTKGIVERHDLKTGKIKKLTTPTDPKDQSAPKK from the coding sequence ATGAAATACTTATTACTACTACTTGCTCTTGCTATCGCCTTATCAACGGCATCGCATGCAACGACTCTTGAGATCGTTAGAGAGCACTCTCGTGTCTCTTTTGATGTTGATTATATGATGATGACAAAAGTAGAAGGGCAATTCAAAGGCTACCATGGCTTTTTTGAAATCAATGATAAAGAAAATCAACTTTCAAATATCAGAGTTGAAGTGACAAGTGACACTGTTGACACGAATGATACGAAAAGAGACTTCCATGTGAAAGGTCATGAGTTTTTATACGCCGCTGTTTACCCTGATATCATTTTCAAAGCAGCAGGCCCTGTGACAATTTCAGATGCTAAAAAATTCGAAGTAAAAGGTGATGTGACTCTAAGAGGAATTACGAAACCATTGGTGCTTACGGGCGTTTATAAAGGTAAAGGAAAAGACCCTTGGGGGAAAGATAGCTACTTCTTAGAAATGACAGGAGAAGTGAATCGCAAAGACTTTGGTATTGTTTGGAACAAACAAGTTGATACAGGCGGATACTTACTGGGTGATATGGTGAGATTAACGATCATCGTTCAAGCACAAAAGATTGGTGATAAAACGCCTTTTTCAACTCATATGATTCCATCGACGAAGGGGATTGTTGAAAGACATGACTTAAAGACGGGGAAGATCAAGAAACTTACGACGCCAACAGATCCAAAAGATCAGTCAGCGCCGAAGAAATAA
- the tyrS gene encoding tyrosine--tRNA ligase, whose translation MNFYEELESRGLIADVSNPEIKEILNTKKISFYIGYDPTAKSLQIGNLFAIITMKRFQDAGHRPYVLLGGATGMIGDPSGKSTERVLLTEEVIKENIEAQKKQFQRILKFDGPNPAIMVNNYDWMGKFSFLEFLRDVGKRFRISDMIAKDSVKKRLESEVGLSFTEFCYQMLQAYDFRHLALHNDVILQMGGGDQWGNITAGIDYTRKMDSRQVYGIVIPLVTDANGNKFGKSEGGTAIYLDPEMTSPYQMYQYLLNSDDTSVVKYLKYFTFLSLDQIAVLEEKTKTEAHMREAQKTLAAEVVKLVHGEEGLNAALSATKIFFGEKITNLKDKDLIAIFKDVPSVELKRSDLQAGIPYLDMLAATPLFGSKGEAKRSVEQKGVYLNNDTVPEMMAVMNESHLASETCLVIRKGKKNYCVVKFA comes from the coding sequence ATGAATTTTTACGAAGAATTAGAAAGTCGCGGCCTGATCGCTGATGTTTCAAACCCTGAAATCAAAGAAATCTTAAATACAAAGAAAATCTCTTTTTATATTGGTTATGATCCAACAGCAAAGTCTCTTCAAATCGGAAACCTGTTTGCTATCATCACGATGAAGCGCTTTCAAGATGCTGGTCACAGGCCTTACGTTCTTCTAGGTGGTGCAACGGGAATGATCGGTGACCCTTCAGGAAAAAGTACTGAAAGAGTTTTACTTACTGAAGAAGTGATTAAAGAAAATATTGAAGCTCAAAAAAAGCAATTCCAACGAATTTTAAAATTCGATGGACCAAATCCTGCGATCATGGTGAATAACTATGATTGGATGGGAAAATTCTCATTCCTTGAATTTCTAAGAGACGTTGGAAAGAGATTTAGAATTTCTGACATGATTGCTAAAGACTCTGTGAAAAAGAGACTCGAATCAGAAGTGGGATTAAGCTTTACAGAATTTTGCTACCAAATGCTTCAGGCCTACGACTTCCGTCACCTTGCTCTTCACAACGACGTTATCCTGCAAATGGGTGGCGGTGATCAATGGGGTAACATCACAGCTGGTATCGACTACACTCGTAAAATGGACTCACGTCAGGTTTACGGGATTGTTATTCCACTAGTGACTGATGCTAACGGAAATAAATTCGGAAAGTCAGAAGGTGGAACAGCGATCTATCTTGACCCGGAAATGACATCTCCATACCAGATGTACCAATACCTACTTAACAGTGATGACACTTCTGTTGTGAAGTACTTAAAGTATTTTACATTTTTAAGCCTGGATCAAATTGCTGTGCTTGAAGAAAAAACTAAAACTGAAGCGCACATGAGAGAAGCACAAAAAACTCTTGCCGCTGAAGTTGTAAAACTTGTTCACGGAGAAGAAGGATTGAATGCTGCCCTATCAGCAACAAAAATTTTCTTCGGTGAGAAGATCACGAACCTAAAAGATAAAGACCTGATTGCCATCTTCAAAGATGTTCCATCAGTTGAATTAAAACGCTCTGACCTTCAAGCTGGAATCCCGTATTTAGATATGCTAGCTGCCACTCCTCTATTTGGAAGTAAGGGCGAAGCAAAACGCTCTGTAGAACAAAAGGGTGTGTACTTAAATAACGATACTGTTCCTGAAATGATGGCCGTGATGAATGAATCTCACCTGGCCTCTGAAACATGTCTGGTTATTAGAAAAGGTAAAAAGAATTATTGTGTTGTTAAATTTGCTTAA
- a CDS encoding thiol-disulfide oxidoreductase DCC family protein: MDKIVFYDGQCGLCQRSVSFLAKIDNKKELIFAPLNGQTYKQFFKGSSDLTTVVFYNREQISVKSEAIIEVCRSLGGIKKLAMLLRIIPLKLRDKIYDLIADQRKKVSCIILSKDERFLK; encoded by the coding sequence ATGGATAAAATAGTGTTTTACGACGGGCAGTGTGGGTTATGTCAGAGGTCTGTCTCTTTCCTTGCTAAAATTGATAACAAGAAAGAACTTATCTTTGCACCATTAAACGGTCAGACCTATAAACAATTTTTTAAAGGCAGTAGCGATCTTACGACGGTGGTGTTTTATAACCGTGAGCAAATCTCTGTGAAGAGCGAGGCCATTATCGAAGTTTGTAGAAGCTTAGGTGGTATAAAAAAACTAGCTATGCTCCTTAGAATTATCCCTCTGAAACTAAGAGATAAGATCTACGACTTAATTGCGGATCAACGAAAAAAAGTTTCATGTATCATACTATCGAAAGATGAACGTTTTTTGAAATAA
- a CDS encoding cation diffusion facilitator family transporter: MEVSKSHPHNSRGDKEKIWIPVISLIVGIVLLFFKFYAYKITNSQSIYSDALESIVNIVAGIITLIVIVVAAKPADDDHPYGHGKVESMAASFEGGAILFAGLLIILKAVEVYYRGEIVTELDMGLLITVGTGVANGLMGYIILIRGKKLHSEALRSSGTHLMTDMMTSIGVVISLVLVKFTGYMWIDPVIAIIFGFMLCISGAKILIRSGYVLMDGLDKETLQVVAKLFEKNYRPGVIDIHYTRVIRSGSFHHIDCHMVIPEFWTVSEAHYFSDNFDMSFLKDYPVEAELRIHLDPCRRVYCENCEVKDCPIRKKDFIKRISLDNMEEVTSPIESR, from the coding sequence ATGGAAGTATCAAAAAGTCATCCTCACAATTCACGCGGCGATAAAGAAAAAATCTGGATTCCAGTGATCTCGCTTATTGTAGGAATTGTACTTTTATTTTTTAAATTCTACGCCTACAAAATTACGAATTCCCAATCTATTTATTCTGATGCTCTGGAAAGTATCGTCAACATTGTTGCCGGCATTATCACTTTGATCGTTATTGTTGTTGCTGCAAAACCTGCTGACGATGACCATCCTTATGGACATGGAAAAGTCGAAAGTATGGCCGCGAGTTTTGAAGGTGGGGCGATTTTATTTGCAGGGCTTTTAATTATTTTAAAGGCCGTTGAAGTTTATTATCGCGGCGAGATTGTCACTGAACTTGATATGGGATTACTGATTACTGTTGGAACAGGTGTTGCCAACGGACTGATGGGTTATATCATTTTGATTCGAGGGAAGAAGTTGCATTCGGAAGCATTGAGATCGAGTGGAACGCACTTGATGACAGACATGATGACGAGTATTGGTGTTGTCATCAGTTTAGTATTGGTGAAGTTTACAGGTTACATGTGGATTGACCCGGTGATTGCGATTATTTTTGGATTTATGCTTTGTATCTCGGGAGCAAAAATTCTTATTCGTTCTGGTTATGTTTTGATGGATGGATTGGATAAAGAAACTTTGCAGGTTGTCGCTAAACTTTTTGAGAAGAACTATAGACCGGGTGTGATTGATATTCATTACACGAGAGTGATTCGAAGCGGGAGCTTCCATCATATCGACTGTCACATGGTGATTCCTGAATTTTGGACTGTGTCTGAAGCTCATTATTTTAGTGATAATTTCGATATGAGTTTTTTGAAAGACTATCCGGTTGAAGCTGAATTGCGAATTCATCTTGATCCGTGCAGGAGAGTTTACTGTGAAAATTGCGAAGTGAAAGACTGTCCTATCAGAAAGAAGGATTTTATTAAGAGGATTTCGTTAGATAATATGGAAGAAGTGACGTCGCCGATAGAAAGCCGATAA
- the serS gene encoding serine--tRNA ligase — MLDIKFIRENSDIVKNACKLKNITLDIDQLLALDKELVGLKTEEQNLLAQKNALTAKIPKASAEERPTLIAESKALDEKAKAIKPRAEIVEAELQNLLWITPQIPSPKAPVGKDDSDNVEIKKHGVLPKFDFKPLDHVALLEKNNWADFERIAKVSGSRSYSLRNEMVLVEMAMHRMAMDKLMKKGFNLVSVPAFAREEALYGTGHFPAGRDQAYFIPEHNLYLAGTAEVQINSLHANEILKESELPILYAGYSPCFRSEAGSYGRDVRGLIRVHQFMKVEQFVICKNDPGESEKWHQKLLETSEEIVQDLELPYRIVECCTGDMGTGKVRMYDVEAWVPSEEKYRETHSCSALHDWQARRTQTRYRDGENKVQFVHTLNNTAIATPRILVPFLENHQQADGSIKIPAKLQPYMDGRKFIGKKEE, encoded by the coding sequence ATGCTAGATATTAAATTCATCAGAGAAAATTCTGACATTGTGAAGAATGCCTGCAAATTAAAGAACATTACTCTAGATATTGACCAACTACTTGCACTGGATAAAGAGCTAGTAGGGCTCAAAACTGAGGAACAAAACCTTTTAGCTCAAAAAAACGCACTAACAGCGAAGATTCCCAAGGCTTCTGCTGAGGAGCGCCCAACTCTTATTGCTGAGAGTAAGGCCCTTGATGAAAAGGCCAAAGCTATTAAGCCTCGCGCTGAAATCGTTGAAGCAGAACTTCAAAACCTTCTGTGGATCACTCCACAAATTCCTTCTCCAAAAGCACCGGTTGGAAAAGACGATAGTGACAACGTTGAAATAAAAAAACACGGAGTCCTACCGAAATTTGATTTCAAGCCTCTTGATCACGTAGCTCTACTTGAAAAAAATAACTGGGCAGACTTTGAGCGAATCGCAAAAGTTTCTGGTTCGCGTTCATACTCTCTTAGAAATGAAATGGTTTTAGTTGAAATGGCGATGCATAGAATGGCCATGGATAAATTAATGAAGAAAGGTTTTAACCTTGTTTCAGTTCCAGCATTCGCTCGTGAAGAAGCTTTATACGGAACAGGACACTTCCCGGCAGGAAGAGACCAGGCCTATTTCATTCCAGAACATAATCTTTATCTTGCAGGAACTGCTGAAGTTCAAATCAACTCACTTCATGCAAATGAAATTTTAAAAGAGTCTGAGTTGCCTATTTTATACGCAGGATACTCACCATGTTTTAGAAGTGAAGCAGGATCATACGGACGTGACGTTCGTGGTTTAATCCGCGTTCACCAATTCATGAAAGTAGAGCAATTTGTTATTTGTAAAAATGACCCAGGTGAATCAGAGAAGTGGCACCAGAAGCTTCTTGAAACATCAGAAGAAATCGTTCAGGACTTAGAACTTCCATATAGAATTGTAGAATGCTGTACGGGAGATATGGGAACTGGAAAAGTTCGTATGTACGATGTTGAAGCATGGGTTCCATCAGAAGAAAAATACAGAGAGACACACAGCTGTTCAGCACTACACGATTGGCAAGCTCGTCGTACTCAGACAAGATACAGAGACGGGGAGAACAAAGTTCAATTCGTTCACACGTTAAATAACACTGCGATTGCGACTCCAAGAATCCTGGTGCCATTTTTAGAAAACCACCAGCAAGCTGATGGCTCAATTAAGATCCCAGCTAAACTTCAACCATACATGGATGGAAGAAAGTTTATTGGTAAGAAAGAAGAATAA